The genome window caccatgccatctctGTCTCCGAGGAGTGAGTGTTGCCAGCTGAACAACGGTTAGCTGAGTTTGAGCAGTTCTCAATCCAGTGCCCACTGGTCAAAAGCCCGAGCATCAAACTGCTCCTTATTAATTGCTTTCAGAGTGATCACAAAACAGCTCATGTGGGAAGTAACTGAATCAGTTGCTTTTAGAGTCATTACCACCTCAGTCATTTACGTATGAAAAGTTGAAAGGTTAATATTTCACTCAATTACTATCTATAAGGGCAGGAATGCACTGTTGATTAATGTACTACATAAAAAAATAGTTTCTGTCaaggacttttaaaaaattctttcttaAAATTGAGATAATTCATATCCGTCAAGTCAGTAGAACTCAAACATTCCAACATGATTAGTTAGGCCCAGCTATAGAGATTGCTTTCTTTGGGTACAGTGTAACTCACTAGAAAGCCCAGCATTTGACTTTATGCCATATTATTCTCTGATGAAATTAAGAACTCTTGTGTACTGCTCATTCTCCATTCTGTCACTGCTCTCTATAATTTTCACTACTTAGAAACATGGGGTTTGGGAATTTCTTGCGAAAGCCCAGCGGGTAACTGTCTGGCGTGCTACTGAGTCACACTGACTGGACACATTAACACCTGGTCTATGCTGAGTTTGCTAATCTTAGTGTGGGCGTGGGCAGCAGTGGAGATTCCATAGTCGTTCTTGGGTTAAGGAGAAGAAAAGGCCATTGGATCTCTTCAAGACATCTCATGTGATAGTGGGATCCAGATTACAGGATTTACTTTATTTTTTTCTCCTCCTCTGCTCCCATATCATGAAGGTGTTGTGACTTAaccttaaccctgaaaagtgtgagatggtgcagagaaggctgaggggttttCGACATGGAATTATTTTGGAGGTGAGTTATGCTGGTTGAAGTACATTGCTGGTTTGAGCATCACTCCACACCACAAACTCTAGTGACCTCTGCAGCTCTAAGGgtcatccatgatgtggagatgccagtgttggactggggagggaacagtaagaagtctcacaacaccaggttaaccaggactccactcacctgatgaaggagcagtgctccaaaagctcgtgctaccaaataaacctgttggactttaacctggtgttgtgagactccttactgtgcccaccccagtccaacacaggAACACCCTTAGTCAGAGCTGGAGAGGTCACTAGAGTTTGTGGTGTGGAGTGATACTCAAACCAGCAATATACTTCAACCAGCATAACTCACCTCCAAAATAACTCCACGTCGAAAAGTAAATAGCCAGTTTTTAAGTTTTCCTTTAGCTGATCGCCAGATGGAACCAGTGAACCCGTAATGGAGGAAGCAACAGACTACAAACCCGCCAGAGGGCGCGCTCTGATTAATTTTAACGCCGttgtaaatgtatttatttctgAATTTGTTTACAAGTTGCGTCCGTTTTTTTTAACGACTttcagggtggagagggagaggcgaATCAACGTGCGTTCTATCTGGAATTCAAAACAAGTGTCAGGTTGAGTGTAATTTCACAAAGCACCGATCAAGTGTGTTTAAACATGCAGATCTGGAAGTTGCCTGTAAACACACTTCATTTCTGCAAATAGAACAGCTGAAGTCACCAATACAACGGGGATatttgggacattttattttCCTGCAGGAacatgtgtgttgggggtgggagggtgagctgtttcCTCTATTACAGGCTGCAGTGGATGTCAAAGAATACGTGCAAACCATCAGGTTAATTGCAAAAAACCCCCTAACAAAAACGAAGGTCAGGATTGAAAAGTGTGCTATGACTTTGCAAAACTTTTTTTTGTGCAAAGCAGTTCGAAATCATCCCAATTATTTTCTTCCCGTCCATTTTTAGAAAACGCATTTAGCTGGTGCAGAGAAATGATTGTTTTTTGGTGAGTTGTTTATGTGCTGGGTTGTTGGCAGGCGGAGTTTCCACTGAATTGGAAAGGCTCATTACGTAAACTAAAATGTTCCCCGTCGGAAACTACACAGAGAAGAGAAACAGATTCCCTTTCCAGTTGGTTTTATTTGCTTGTAATCTCGAACTGAGTGTGCTATTAATCAGTAAGGTACGTTTAGTTATGTTTTGAAATTCAGGACAGCGAAGTGCATTCAATTTCCTGGCCCATTCCGCTCCAACCAGGACAGATTACAACAGCCGTAACACAAAGTGTAATACTTAGTTTCACCTCCAACCCACACTCCAGATTTGCAAATCTGTGCTACAAAGCGGAGCTTCAGATTTTAGTCCCGCTCaataaaatgcaatttaaaaaatGCAAAATGTTGTAACTATCTAAAGCTGATTCATCTCTTAACTTTTTTCAGACAAATGTCTGCAAGTCATTTGGAACAATTTGAGGGCAGTTTTACAAGTCGATTATAAATTTCCAGACAATGTGGTTTTAGCTCAAATGCAAAGCTGCAAAATAAAAGAAACGATTTTGCCTTGTGTTTTTGCATGAAATGGGAAATAAATGAGGTTCTATATCTATAATAACATCAGTGCCTTGGAGATGGGGGAAATTTATTAGACAACTCAGCATTGTCATCATCTAATTTTACATTGCTCCATGCGGTTTTATTCCGGAGAAATCATTTCATTCCCCAAGAAGGACACGATTTACAACTTCATAATCTCTGTCGCACGCGAAACTGAGTCACCAAGAAGAGAAAAATAAGACAGAATGCAGGAAATTCCCAGAACTACATAAAGAGTGAAAGAAAACTCATGACATCTGGGTCTGGGCTCCCATGTGGAGGAGGATGTTTAATATTAATTGCCGGTCGGCTAGCCAATGGCAGGCGCACTATGCAGATGAGCCGGTGGGTGGTATCTAACCTTTAAAAGGCAAGTGAGCGCCGCTCTGGAGCCACAGaaaggagagaatcgcagaggATATTGTATCAAAGTAGAGCTGCAACCTTGAGGGATTGTTACAATCAGCGGCAGAAAACTACAAACAGAACCTTATCGCTTTGGTGTGGAACTAGCGGGCTCTTTTACCTTGGATTTAATTACTGCAACATGACTTTGGAAGATATCTCTGGAGCTGATAACACCAGCAAAAAGTAAGCGACCGGATTATTACATTTAAGAGTGCAGTTGTTTGCTGTTGCTTTTAACATGTATATAGTGGAAAGGAGCACGCGTGGATTGTATACATACTGGCTAGTTAGCTGCAGTCTGTTTGTTTTTGAAGGGGAATAGTCTTTTTAAATATATGCCTTTTTTTTCCTATCCAGAATGCAGCCCATTGATCAAGCTCTTGAAGACTTATTGGTGGCCGCTCAGCGCCAGGGCTATTTAACAGTTGGGGTTTACGAGTCCGCGAAACTAATGAATGTGTAAGTATTGCACACACGATTTTTCTAACCTGCAACGCGGTAATTGCAACCAGTTGCAGGCAAAGATCTTTTTAATGCGATtttatttttatcactttttttgaattgcaatgtttttttttgcatagTGAATGTAATCGCCCCTTCTATTCTTGTCCTGTGCAGTGACCCAGACAGTGTGGTTCTGTGTCTCCTGGCGGCGGATGAGGAAGACGAGGGCGATATCGCCTTGCAGATACATTTTACCCTGATCCAGGCTTTCTGCTGCGAGAACGACATTAACATCGTGCGGCTGCGGGGAGTTAAACGCCTGGAGGAGCTTCTGGAGACTGGGGATGAGACTGGCGAACCTCGGGACATGCACTGCATGCTTGTCACGGTAAGAATAGCTTCTTGCAAGAACCGTAGTGTTTTTCCTTCTAGTGCAGACACTATTAATACCTAGTTTAAATATCGCGTATATTTATGCATGCAATTGGCCAAAATGCATTTCCCGAAAGAAATTGGCTCCCCTTTCGAATTGTACAATGCTCTCCAGCCAGCCTTGGTGCTGAAAGGGTTAAAGTGTTGCAATTGTCGTGAAACGAAACGACGCTGAAAGTGACTGGAATTGACGTACTGGTGATGCTGACGCGATCCTCAAcccgtgttttttttttattttctatTTCCAGAACTCTCATACCGACGTTTGGAAATGTGAGGCGCTGGAGGAAGTCGGAAGCTATTGCGAGGAAAGCAGAAATAAGAATCAGTGGGTCCCAACCGTGTCCCTGCAAGAACGCTGAATGGCCAGAACCCGAGAGCAAAGAAGAAAGCTGAAAAGAGCGTCTTTTAATTAAATAAGAGAAATGTATgccgggtttttaaaaaaaaacaaaaatagaaGATGCGGATGGATgagaagagaaatcatgtttgcagaggcatttttgtttttttgtttttgaaaaggaGAGAGGGAAATAAAGACGGCATACCCAGGCGGAGGCTTGGCTGGTTTTACAGGGCGGCAAGTGAGTTGCAGCCGCTCCCAGAGCCGAGAGGGGCAGCTGCAGAGGAAGAGCTGGAGATGGGAACCGAAATAAAGCGAGTTATTTCGAAGACggacatttttaaaaacatctagatattatttttaaaataatagacTGGACTGAGATGCAGCAGAGAGTGGAAGAAGGGATGCTTGATACGAGAATGAAGAGGACTTGTAACCCTGGCTGGTTTTTTTTCTTGGATGGCCAGCCTTGCCTCTCTGACTGATTTGGAGTTTGACACCGTGTAGCAAAGGCTGGAGGAGGGAAACAAGTGTGTGCGTGACTGCATTTGGAGCCGTTTGAATGTCTGAACGGTgctcatcacccccccccccccaatccctacGAGTTACTGATTCATTTGGGATTTGCAGCAGATGTGAGGAGTGTGAACTGTTGCATTAAGCTTCAATGCTGGGATTTCTGTGAAGAATCCTAAAGTTTTATGTTATGGGCATTGTGCAATTTAATTCTAAATTCTTGTTGTTAAAtgtcatgattttttaaaaattcagcgtCTTGTTAACGCTGAGTGATCTTCGTTTGTCTTTTCCAATATATATGTAATGAACGTGTTTCTATTGCAAATTGCATTTACAATAAATACCTTTAAAATTTAACAAAACTACACTGGTCTGACTTGTTATCTTAACACCCATGGGGAGTGGGATGAAATATTTAAGTGACCTTTTTCAGTGGTTgacagaaagtttatttattagtcacaggtaaggctgacaatactgcaatgaagttactgtgaaattcccctagtcaccacactccggcacctgttcgggtcaatgcacctaaccagcacgacttggactgtgggaggaaactggagcacctgaaggaaatccacgcagacgtgggagaacctgcaaactccacacagacagtgacccaagctgggaattgaacccaggtccctggtacagaggcagcagtgctaaccactgccaccatgccgcccctgtctCAGCAAGCAACACATCAATTGGTTAGGATAAAACCTATCTGATTCAGAAATTCAATTCTTCAAGTTATATGTTTAGTTGTTTACCCTGCCATCTGTGTCTTGATGCACAAGAGGTTTTCACCGAACACCAGCATCATGCCTGTGCCTTTGGTCCACCCCCGTTCAAAGCAGTTTAACACAATACAAGAATGAATCACACCTTGCTGCAAGGTGACTTGTCCCAGTTTTGTAAACCATTGTAATTCTGGTTAAAGTTCACTGAAGACAAACCTGACCAGGGAAGTCCCTGGCCTGTCACTTGAAGGAATCAGAAACAGCACACTCGTCCTGAAGTCATGGATTTTTATGTGAGTGAGTAGTTCTTTGGTTTAGATTAGAATTGACAATTTTAATGAAGGCAGAACTATAAGGCTTCAATAATTTCATCAATGTTCCCCGTCAATGTGAAACTAAAACTGCTACAGTGTTCCATTTTGGTTACAAAGTTAGTGAGAATGGTATTTGGGAATCTTAAGTTGGCGTGAGGCCAGCTCGAGGAGGTCTGATTCTACAGCAAAAGTTACAATTGCAACATGTGAAAAGTAGAACACTTATTAAAATGTAACTTTTAATGGCAACAGAGTCCCATTGGTTGTTAACCAAAATTAAAGTGACCATCATTTGGCTGGGGTTGAGCACTTAGTTCCTGGCAAGACCAATGAAGTGCCACCAACGTGTTGGTTATACTGCCTCTGAATCGCTGTAAACAAGTTTCAGTCTCAAACCAGTTAGCTGTAGTATAATTGCACCCTTAAGATCACCCTATACAGTCGTCGTGTTAAATTACCAAAGGAATCATCCTTTAAACTGGCACAGAGTGAGCCAAAGATGTTTTGTGGCACCTGGTATTTGACACTTCTATTTGCCCAAATAAAAGTGCACTAGGACTGAGACCCATGCAGGTCTCCAATTCCCCTTTTGCTTTTAACTGCCAGCCCCAGTTGGGAGGATCCAATGAGGAAAATGCTTTCCAGGCTTGTCACCTTGATGCTCAGGGCCAGTGAGGCCTCTGGTCCCAGATGCTGTGCAAAGTGGAGCTCACTTTTATTATACAAATGGTcctagggatagtcagcatctaCTTGCGGCAAACTAACAGCCAGCAATTGCTTTAGGACAACATGGTCTGCAGCCAATTGGTTACTGACCTGTAAaataaagcagcccatttgattcttttgggtgggggaaggggagaataGACTTCCCAATAAACTTTGCAAACCTTTGTTGGAAATGCATCATAATGTAAGAAATAGGGTGTgaattaagccattcagccctttgatccACTGggtcattcagtatgatcatagctgatcttcgaCCTTTACTGACTGTAAaggtttctatagatatttaaagaggaaaagatggacaaaaacaaatgtaggccccttacagtcagaaatgggagaattcataacggggaataaagaaatggctgaggaatgtactttgcttcagtcttcacaaaggaagacatgaataatgtgccagaagtgctgggagaaacatgttttagtgaggagctgaaggaa of Mustelus asterias chromosome 26, sMusAst1.hap1.1, whole genome shotgun sequence contains these proteins:
- the LOC144479669 gene encoding growth arrest and DNA damage-inducible protein GADD45 beta-like, with product MTLEDISGADNTSKKMQPIDQALEDLLVAAQRQGYLTVGVYESAKLMNVDPDSVVLCLLAADEEDEGDIALQIHFTLIQAFCCENDINIVRLRGVKRLEELLETGDETGEPRDMHCMLVTNSHTDVWKCEALEEVGSYCEESRNKNQWVPTVSLQER